From the Mesoplasma syrphidae genome, the window TTATTAATTAGGGAAATGCTCCCTTTAAAGAATAGAACAAACGGTGGTTTGTGAGACTGTTTTAAATGACTTGGATATAGCGGACTTAAAATGGTTATGAATTGCGTCTTAAAAGAACTCGTCAATTCTAATAAGGCATCACTGTCAATTTTTTCTTTTCGTTCTAAAGCATCATATATTTGATCTCAGTCTCCGTTATACTTTAGTGAAAAATACAATAAAACATTATCCATTAATTTAAATGAATTATTCGATTTGCGACGATTTCATTGCCATAATGAGTGCTTTCAGAATTACCAAAAGATTGCACTCTGGCTTCAATTCCTACAATTGCCTGATCATGTAATGCATACTCATCTTTTACTGCAGTTGATCATGCTTTGAT encodes:
- a CDS encoding single-stranded DNA-binding protein, with product MNLVNIIGQIEGDAEVAYTSKDGTKKLYKFIVKVPKPFKSKTGRENEDFINIKAWSTAVKDEYALHDQAIVGIEARVQSFGNSESTHYGNEIVANRIIHLN